The region GGTTGTGTCGCCTATCATTTCGCGCGGCGTCATCCCGCGCAGGTGCGGACCTTGACGCTTGCCGATCCGGGTGGTCCGTTGCAGATCGCCGGGCGCCCGCCCGCGAGTCTGCCGGAAACGGTCAACGCGTTACGCGCCAAAGCCGCGCAGCTGATCGAAACGGGCGAGGTGGAAGCGGGCTTGCAGCTATTCGTCGATTCGGTGAGCCGGCCGGGTTTCTGGGCGATGAGCACGCCGGGTTTCCGGCAGATGGCGACCGACAACGCGCACACGCTCGCGCGGCAATTCCGCGATCCGTTGCCGGCTTATGTGCAGGAAGATGCCAGTGCGGTTCGCTGCCCGGTGCTGCTGATCGACGGCGAGAAGAGTCCGCTGATGTTTCGTCGCGCGGCGGACGCGCTCCAGCAGTGGCTGCCGGATGCGCGCCGCGAAACGGTGCGCGGCGCGTCGCATGGGATGAACCTCGCGCATCCGTCGGCGTTCAATCGCTTCGTTCACGAGTTCATCGGCGCGACGAACGCCGGCTGAGTTCAGGCCTTGCGGTGCGCGTCCTTGTCGAGCGCGAGTTCCGCCGCTTCGCCGACGAGGCCGTGATAGTACAGATGCACGCCGATCGCGAGCGAATCGTTGCGGATCTCGTGAAACGCTTTCCACGCTTTCACGGGGTCCTTGAACAGCAGGTAATGCGCTTCCTGCGCGATCAGATCGGCGACTTCGTGCAGGCCGTGACCATGCAGCACGTCGACCAGCATGTCGAGGCTGCGATGCGTGCGCGCATCGGTGCGCGGATAGAGCATGTGCAAAACCGCCACGTCCTGCGTCTTCAGCGCCGCCGATAACGCGACCACGATGTCCTGATGATTCAGCGCGGAGACGACGTTGTCTTCGCTATGGACGTGGTCGGGAAACAGCGTTTCGAGAGAGGCGTTCATCGGGTCCTTCCTTTGTTCTGGCTGATTAAAAAGGCCCACCGTATGCCGGTGGGCCAAAGACAGCATTGTGTTCAGCAGGGGAAGCAAAACACGAGAGCCAGTATCTCAGATGGATCTCGCCGCCGCAGCCCGGGCGCCGCAAAACATTGTTGCAGCAGGCGCTCTAACTTTCATTTGGCTGGCAGTCGTGCGGTTATTGCACGAAGCTTGCGCGTGCAACCATGGAGCGGGTGTTGGAGCGGATCGGCAGGCAACGAATGTTGCGCCAGCGGAGATGGATTGTTGCGGCCAATCGTCGCAATCGCACGGGCGCTGGACCTTAGAATGCGAAGCGGAGCCTGAGCATGCCAACCCGTTCGTATCACGTTATGACGATCGCGCATGCCGGCACGTGTGCGATGTGAAAGTAAAAGGAACGTCTAGATGAACTCGAAGACACACGCAACGCTGAGCTTTTCCGACAGCGACCAGACGATCGAACTACCGATCTATCAAGGCTCGCTCGGGCCGGATGTGATCGACATCCGCAAGCTGTACGGCCAGACCGGCAAGTTCACGTACGACCCGGGCTTCATGTCGACGGCGGCCTGCAATTCGGAAATCACGTATATCGACGGCGACAAGGGCGAGCTGCTGTATCGCGGTTATCCGATCGACAATCTGGCGCAGAACGCCGACTTCCTCGAAACCTGCTATCTGCTGCTGAAGGGCGAACTGCCGAACGCGCAGCAGAAAGAAGAGTTCGTCAAGACCGTCACGCAGCACACGATGGTGCATGACCAGATGCACTTCTTCTTCCGCGGCTTCCGTCGCGACGCACATCCGATGGCGATCCTGGTCGCGGCAGTCGGCGCATTGTCGGCGTTCTATCACGACTCGCTCGACATCAACAACGCGCAGCACCGCGATATCTCCGCGGTCCGGATGATCGCGAAGCTGCCGACGCTGGTGGCGATGGCGTACAAGTACACGGTCGGTCAGCCGTTCGTCTATCCGAAGAACGATCTGTCGTACAGCGCGAACTTCATGCGCATGATGTTCGCCAATCCGGCCGAGGAGTACAAGGTCAACGACGTGCTGGTGCGAGCGCTCGACCGTATCCTGATCCTGCACGCGGACCACGAGCAGAACGCGTCGACTTCCACCGTGCGTCTCGCGGGTTCGTCGGGCGCGAATCCGTTCGCGTGTATCGCGGCCGGTATCGCGTGTCTGTGGGGCCCGGCGCACGGCGGCGCGAACGAAGCCGCGCTGAACATGCTGGAAGAAATCGGCTCGGTCGACAACATCCCCGAGTTCATCGCGAAGGTGAAGGACAAGAACTCCGGCGTGAAGCTGATGGGCTTCGGCCACCGCGTGTACAAGAACTACGATCCGCGCGCGAAGCTGATGCGCGAAACCTGCCACGAAGTGCTGGAAGAACTGGGCCTGCACGACGACCCGCTGTTCAAGCTGGCGATGGCGCTGGAAAAGATCGCGCTGGAAGACGAGTACTTCGTGTCGCGCAAGCTGTACCCGAACGTCGATTTCTATTCGGGCATCGTGCAACGCGCGCTCGGTATTCCGACCGCGATGTTCACCTGCATCTTCGCGATGGCACGCACGGTCGGCTGGATCGCGCAGTGGAACGAAATGATCGCCGATCCGGAACAGAAGATTGGCCGTCCGCGTCAGCTGTTCGTCGGCGAAACGCAGCGTGAGGCGAAGCCGTTGGCGAAGCGTTAAAAACGCACGGCGACGAGCCGATAAAACATGTCGCTTGCTGCTTCGTTTAACGGAGAAGGCAAGCGGGCAGAAAGGGCGCGAGCAATCGCGCCTTTTTCATTTGCGCGTCACAGCGGACCACGACAGGCCACGGTGGCCTGGACCCAGCGCACTCTGCATGTCCCATGCCACGGAAAATAATCCGAAACTCCGCGGCGATAAGTTCGTCTGACGCGGGCAGACCCTCTACAATCGGAAGCGATCGGGCAGTACCAGCGGTATCCGAATGTGACACTGAACGCACAAGCGAATCCATAGGAGTGACTCTGATGCAGCAGCCAGAAGCCCTCGGCGGCCTGTCGGGCGGAATCGATCATCACGAATCCGAGCCGGACGGCGCATTCATCCCGACGGAAAACCTCAACGTCGCGAGCGCGGCCCAGCATGTGCTGAAGTCCGGCGACACCTTCATCGTCAACGATCCCCTCGGCGACATCACCGGTCATGACGACGGCCTGTTCGTCAACGACACCCGCGTGCTGTCGCAACTGCGCCTGACCTTCGGCGGGCGCGCGCCGTCGCTGCTCTCGGGCAGCGTCAGCAGCGACAACACGTCGTTCACCGCGCATCTGACCAACCGTCCGTTGCCGCCGCTCGGCGGCGACAGCACGCCCGAGGGCGTGATTCACGTCGAGCGCGTGCGCGTGCTGTCGGGCACGGTGCTCAACGAAGCGATCGAACTCACCAACTACGGCACCAGCGACGCCGTCGTGCCGCTGTCCATTTCGTTCGCCAGCGACTTCCGCGACATGTTCGAAGTGCGCGGCCTGAAGCGCGACAAGCAGGGGCGGGTCGAACCCGCGCGCGTCGAGAACCGCGAGGTGCTGCTCAACTACATCGGCCTCGACGAAGTGGCGCGCCACGTGCAGATCGCGTTCTCGCCCGAGCCCGACAAACTGTTCGCCGATCGCGCGGACTATACGGTGAAGCTGCCCGCGCAGGCGTGCGTGTCGATCTATCTGTCGGTGGCGGTGAAGGTCGTACCGCAAACCGACAAACCTGCCGCCGACGTCTCGCAGCCCATGCATGCGCTGAGCGAGGCGCATCTGTCGCAGATCGATGCGGAGCGTCCGCGGGTGGGCCGCGCGGCGGTGCGCGCGGCGCTCGTCGACGCGCATCTGGTGATGCGCGAGCGCCGTCGCGTGACGGCGCGCGTGCGTTCGAGCAATCCGCTGTTCAACGCGTGGATCGACCGTTCGCTCGCCGATCTCGGGCTGTTGACCACGGACCTTGCCACTGGCCCGTATCCGTACGCGGGCATTCCGTGGTTCTCCACGCCGTTCGGCCGCGACGCCGTGATCACGTCGTTGCAGACCTTGTGGCTGCAGCCGCAACTGGCCGCCGGCGTGCTGCGTTTTCTCGCCGAACATCAGGCGCGCGAGAACTCGCCGTTCCGCGACGCCGCGCCCGGCAAGATCATGCACGAGATGCGCAAGGGCGAAATGGCCGCCACCGGCGAGGTGCCGTTCGCGCTGTACTACGGCGGCGTCGACACCACGCCGCTGTTCATCGTGCTGGCAGGCGCTTATGTGGGCCGCACCGGCGACCTCGCGCTGATCGACGAATTGTGGCCGGCGCTGGAGCGCGCGGCGGCGTGGGTCGCGGGCGTCTGCGACAAGAACCGCTTCGGCCTGCTCGACTACCAGCGCGAGTCGGACGGCGGTCTCGCGAATCAGGGCTGGAAAGACAGTCACGACTCCGTGTTTCATGCCGACGGCCGCTTTCCCGACGGGCCGATCGCGCTCGTCGAAGTGCAGGCCTACGCGAGCGCCGCGTTCGACACGATGGCGCACTTCGCGAAGCTGCGCGGCCTGCACGACCCGGCCGACCAGTACCGCGAACGCGCGAAGAAGATCCGCCAGTGCGTCGAGGAAAAGTACTGGATGGAAGAGTCCGGCTTCTACGGCATCGCGCTCGACGGCCACGGCGAGTTGTGCCGCGTGATGGCGTCGAATGCGGGGCATCTGCTGGCGTTCGGACTGCCGGCCCGCGAGCGTGGCGAAGCGGTGGTGCGCGCGCTCGATTCCACCTTGTTCCACACCGGCTGGGGCGTGCGCACGCTGGCCGCAAGCCAGGCGCGCTTCAATCCGATGGCGTATCACAACGGCTCGGTCTGGCCGCACGACAACGCGCTGTGCGCGCGCGGCCTGTCGCGTTACGGCGGCAAGGCGGCGGCCGTGCGGCTTTTGCAGGCGCTGTTCCAGGCGGCCGTGAACTTCGATATGCGTCTGCCCGAGCTGTTCTGCGGCTTCCCGCGCCGGCGCGGCGAGCCGCCCACCGCGTATCCGGTCGCGTGCCTGCCGCAGGCATGGGCGGCGGGTTCGCCGTTCATGATGCTCGAAGCCTGCCTCGGCATCACGATCGACGCCGAACGGCGCGAGGTGCTGATCGAACAGCCGATGCTGCCCGAAGGCATCGACTGGCTCGAAGTGGGCGATCTGCGCGTCGGCGACGCGTCGGTGACGATCACGTTCCGGCGGATTGGCGAGAAGGTGGTGGCCTCGGCCGAGCAGGGGGACGTGCGCGTCGTCGCGCTGCTTTGATGGCTGCGGCGGCGAGATTTGCAACCGGTTTGGATTTAAGCGTATGATTTATCATAAATTTCGGCTAAAAATTATGATATGTCATTCCTGCCCCAGATTAAATTGCTGCTGAGCGAGCGCGCGATATCGACAACCGCCTTGGGCGAGTTGCTCGGCATCGCGCGTTCTAACCTGTCCGCGACGCTCGCCGGCAAGCACGACG is a window of Paraburkholderia sp. D15 DNA encoding:
- the gltA gene encoding citrate synthase, producing the protein MNSKTHATLSFSDSDQTIELPIYQGSLGPDVIDIRKLYGQTGKFTYDPGFMSTAACNSEITYIDGDKGELLYRGYPIDNLAQNADFLETCYLLLKGELPNAQQKEEFVKTVTQHTMVHDQMHFFFRGFRRDAHPMAILVAAVGALSAFYHDSLDINNAQHRDISAVRMIAKLPTLVAMAYKYTVGQPFVYPKNDLSYSANFMRMMFANPAEEYKVNDVLVRALDRILILHADHEQNASTSTVRLAGSSGANPFACIAAGIACLWGPAHGGANEAALNMLEEIGSVDNIPEFIAKVKDKNSGVKLMGFGHRVYKNYDPRAKLMRETCHEVLEELGLHDDPLFKLAMALEKIALEDEYFVSRKLYPNVDFYSGIVQRALGIPTAMFTCIFAMARTVGWIAQWNEMIADPEQKIGRPRQLFVGETQREAKPLAKR
- a CDS encoding amylo-alpha-1,6-glucosidase, giving the protein MQQPEALGGLSGGIDHHESEPDGAFIPTENLNVASAAQHVLKSGDTFIVNDPLGDITGHDDGLFVNDTRVLSQLRLTFGGRAPSLLSGSVSSDNTSFTAHLTNRPLPPLGGDSTPEGVIHVERVRVLSGTVLNEAIELTNYGTSDAVVPLSISFASDFRDMFEVRGLKRDKQGRVEPARVENREVLLNYIGLDEVARHVQIAFSPEPDKLFADRADYTVKLPAQACVSIYLSVAVKVVPQTDKPAADVSQPMHALSEAHLSQIDAERPRVGRAAVRAALVDAHLVMRERRRVTARVRSSNPLFNAWIDRSLADLGLLTTDLATGPYPYAGIPWFSTPFGRDAVITSLQTLWLQPQLAAGVLRFLAEHQARENSPFRDAAPGKIMHEMRKGEMAATGEVPFALYYGGVDTTPLFIVLAGAYVGRTGDLALIDELWPALERAAAWVAGVCDKNRFGLLDYQRESDGGLANQGWKDSHDSVFHADGRFPDGPIALVEVQAYASAAFDTMAHFAKLRGLHDPADQYRERAKKIRQCVEEKYWMEESGFYGIALDGHGELCRVMASNAGHLLAFGLPARERGEAVVRALDSTLFHTGWGVRTLAASQARFNPMAYHNGSVWPHDNALCARGLSRYGGKAAAVRLLQALFQAAVNFDMRLPELFCGFPRRRGEPPTAYPVACLPQAWAAGSPFMMLEACLGITIDAERREVLIEQPMLPEGIDWLEVGDLRVGDASVTITFRRIGEKVVASAEQGDVRVVALL
- a CDS encoding alpha/beta hydrolase, with the translated sequence MPYVEAGEGELLLFVHGSLCDYRYWQPQLAGLSKHYRCVAVSLTHYWPVTDTEAGLPFSWSEHADEVAEFIERFGMGPAHVVGHSRGGCVAYHFARRHPAQVRTLTLADPGGPLQIAGRPPASLPETVNALRAKAAQLIETGEVEAGLQLFVDSVSRPGFWAMSTPGFRQMATDNAHTLARQFRDPLPAYVQEDASAVRCPVLLIDGEKSPLMFRRAADALQQWLPDARRETVRGASHGMNLAHPSAFNRFVHEFIGATNAG